From Paenibacillus sp. PK3_47, the proteins below share one genomic window:
- a CDS encoding SseB family protein, with product MNNDWNNGVEPGIHSNSEMSVTASSGLAVQDLILLFQAARNSADGRVPEAEHLDESTLYEAIKRAILHAETLYIAYDVHTNYPYIGANDQVWVFTEERFSAEAADYYLQQFIQLEMRRIGREEIRVLLAELHVLGIPGILVDNGQNTIVIRRDELLPPPDWSGTPEISIPVSNPGLQYAMLSFFQGMYSRQQYEGKNQVLRAAEARMLDELVQAKFLVPMQLKEEEPSAADEQGRKTLQQGTVIQFASLGAENGESWLPVFTDWLEFEKGYDKTVWSANVSTYEDIVALSENMAGAAINFRGIGFRLDEKNKRMIAEYLRERG from the coding sequence ATGAATAATGACTGGAATAACGGAGTGGAGCCGGGAATTCATTCTAATTCTGAAATGTCGGTGACAGCAAGCAGCGGGCTTGCGGTTCAGGACTTGATTCTATTGTTTCAAGCGGCGCGGAACTCTGCAGACGGCAGGGTGCCTGAGGCAGAGCATCTGGATGAGAGTACACTATATGAGGCGATCAAGAGAGCCATCTTACATGCCGAAACGTTATATATCGCTTATGACGTTCATACGAACTATCCGTACATCGGCGCTAATGATCAGGTATGGGTATTCACGGAGGAAAGGTTCTCGGCGGAAGCGGCGGATTATTATTTGCAGCAGTTCATCCAGCTTGAAATGAGACGGATCGGCCGGGAGGAAATCCGAGTCCTGCTTGCCGAGCTTCATGTACTGGGCATCCCCGGTATCCTGGTGGATAACGGGCAGAATACGATTGTGATCCGCAGGGACGAGCTTTTGCCGCCGCCGGATTGGAGCGGTACTCCGGAGATCAGCATTCCTGTTAGCAATCCGGGGCTGCAGTATGCGATGCTGAGCTTTTTTCAAGGAATGTATTCCCGGCAGCAGTATGAAGGCAAAAATCAGGTTCTTCGGGCGGCAGAAGCCCGGATGCTGGACGAACTCGTACAAGCCAAGTTTCTGGTACCGATGCAGCTGAAGGAAGAAGAGCCGTCGGCCGCTGATGAGCAGGGGCGGAAGACGTTGCAGCAGGGAACGGTGATCCAGTTTGCTTCACTGGGCGCAGAGAACGGAGAATCCTGGCTGCCGGTCTTCACAGATTGGCTTGAATTTGAAAAAGGATACGACAAAACCGTATGGAGCGCCAACGTCTCTACCTATGAGGATATTGTCGCGCTGTCGGAGAATATGGCCGGCGCCGCCATTAACTTCCGGGGAATCGGGTTCCGGCTGGATGAGAAGAATAAGCGGATGATTGCTGAGTATTTGCGTGAGCGGGGATAG
- a CDS encoding helix-turn-helix domain-containing protein, which translates to MNILLVDDDYYVIAALQKKIDWNQLGIENVYTASNVAQAREVLLNHRVQILISDIEMPQGSGLELLAWIREQNYSVQAILLTNYADFNYAQKAIELQSFEYFLKPIEFDKLMLIIQKAIVRAKEQESNEQAILGGYFWQKNQSKNLEHFWRRLVSGSTSFPLRRADITHAIEEQNLSYQMNDFIQPVLFNVFPHNGSMGKEEKDLFDFALLNVLYELLQNAAYTIESILEVKEYNWIAILKWKQLPEDASALQAAGASFIQKSGPYLKCGACCNIGLAGELHHIGDILKQLMTMDEELTKCRNQTYLVENYLRQPKSAYTPPDLAQMEELLNQNRLAAFLEEAVRCLRSMLSHKSLDTSVLSLFRLDMEQLVYSFLKQKSIQAHKLYAGKANDKLLLHSLHSIEDMEEYLRYLVNTAMEYRDFAAQPKSIAEEIKQYIHEHYGDDLTRNDLAEIVYLNPDYLARLFKRETGISLGSYVIQVRIAAAKHLLETTNLSVYTIASKTGYSNYSYFSKLFKQEVGLSPNEYKKEQAHGVG; encoded by the coding sequence ATGAATATTTTGCTGGTGGACGATGACTACTACGTAATTGCCGCTTTGCAGAAAAAGATCGACTGGAATCAGCTCGGCATTGAAAACGTGTATACGGCGAGCAATGTCGCCCAGGCGCGGGAAGTTCTGCTGAATCACCGCGTGCAGATCCTGATTTCCGATATTGAAATGCCGCAGGGCAGCGGCCTGGAGCTGCTGGCCTGGATCCGGGAGCAGAATTACAGCGTGCAGGCGATTCTCCTGACGAACTACGCGGATTTCAATTATGCCCAAAAGGCGATCGAGCTGCAGAGCTTTGAATATTTTCTCAAGCCGATTGAATTTGACAAGCTGATGCTGATTATCCAAAAGGCTATTGTCCGCGCCAAGGAACAGGAGAGCAACGAGCAGGCTATTCTCGGGGGTTACTTCTGGCAGAAGAACCAGTCCAAAAATCTGGAGCATTTCTGGCGCAGGCTGGTCAGCGGAAGCACCTCCTTCCCGCTCAGACGGGCGGACATCACTCATGCCATTGAAGAACAAAACCTTTCCTACCAGATGAACGACTTCATCCAGCCGGTATTGTTTAATGTTTTTCCGCATAACGGCAGCATGGGCAAGGAAGAGAAGGATTTGTTCGACTTTGCGCTGCTGAATGTGCTCTATGAGCTGCTGCAGAATGCTGCATATACGATCGAAAGTATTCTCGAAGTGAAGGAGTACAACTGGATCGCCATTCTCAAGTGGAAGCAGCTTCCGGAGGATGCATCGGCGCTGCAGGCTGCGGGGGCTTCTTTTATCCAAAAGTCCGGTCCTTATCTTAAATGCGGCGCCTGCTGCAACATCGGCCTGGCAGGTGAACTGCATCATATCGGCGACATTCTGAAACAGCTGATGACCATGGATGAAGAGCTGACAAAATGCCGGAATCAGACGTATCTGGTGGAGAACTATCTGCGCCAGCCCAAATCCGCCTATACTCCGCCGGATCTGGCCCAGATGGAAGAGCTGCTGAACCAGAACAGGCTGGCTGCTTTTCTGGAGGAAGCGGTCCGCTGTCTGCGGTCCATGCTGAGCCACAAGTCACTCGATACCTCAGTGCTCAGCCTGTTCCGGCTGGATATGGAGCAGCTTGTCTATTCTTTTCTCAAGCAAAAAAGCATTCAGGCCCATAAACTCTATGCCGGCAAGGCCAATGACAAGCTGCTGCTCCACTCCCTGCATTCCATCGAGGATATGGAGGAATATCTGAGGTATCTGGTCAATACCGCTATGGAATACCGTGACTTCGCCGCCCAGCCCAAATCGATCGCCGAGGAGATCAAGCAGTACATCCATGAGCACTACGGAGATGACCTGACACGCAATGATCTGGCAGAGATAGTCTATCTTAATCCGGATTATCTGGCCCGGCTGTTCAAGCGCGAAACCGGCATTTCCCTCGGCAGCTATGTCATCCAGGTCCGCATCGCCGCCGCCAAGCACCTGCTGGAGACAACCAACCTGTCGGTCTACACGATCGCCAGCAAAACCGGCTATTCCAACTATTCCTATTTCTCGAAGCTGTTCAAGCAGGAGGTCGGCCTGTCGCCGAATGAGTATAAGAAGGAGCAGGCGCATGGGGTGGGGTAG